The Neisseria animaloris genome segment CGGCCTTTTTTTGATGGCGGCTATTCGATTCCCGCCCATTTATGCGTTTGCACGCTCAATTGCCAATGCACGGGAGCATTGGGGCGGCTGTTGAGCAGACCGATTTGGCGGATGGTATCGTAAATGTTCATTTCGCCGTTTTGCTCGCAGGGCGAGAGATAGTAATGCTTGGCACGGATTTTGTGCTCCATACGTTCGCAAAACGCCAGTACGTCGCCGTCGGCCACGATGCGTACTTCGTCGGCGGTTGCGATGCACTGCTTTTCGTATTTTTCGGCATAGCAGGCTTTGGGGCTGGTGGCGACAAAATCAATCTGTGGCGGCGCAGGGTTGAGGCCGTTGGTTTCGATGCAGAGCGTGTAGCCTTCGGTTTTCAGTGCATCGAGCAGAATATCGACGTGCGGCTGAATGGTGGGTTCGCCGCCGGTGATAATGATATTGCGGGCTGTATGGTTCTTCAGACGGCCTAAAATATCCTGCAAACTCATCATGTTGAATGTGAGGTAATCGGTGTCGCACCATGAGCAGGCGAGGTTGCATTTGCCGAGGCGGATGAACACTGCGGGCATACCGGTGTTGTAGCCTTCCCCTTGCAGGCTTTCAAAAATTTCAACGATGCGGTATTGCGGGTTTTCGGGGCGGATTTTGGTCATGGCGTTATTCCCCTTCGTATTCCGCGCAAGACGTGGGCGTTTCCCACAAGCGGATCAGGTTTACGGGCAGGCCGGCGTTTTTCAGACGGCCGAATATTTCCACCGTCATGTTTTCGGCGGTGGTGCGGAAACCGAGCCGCAGGGTTTTCATGTTCCA includes the following:
- a CDS encoding 7-carboxy-7-deazaguanine synthase QueE, producing MTKIRPENPQYRIVEIFESLQGEGYNTGMPAVFIRLGKCNLACSWCDTDYLTFNMMSLQDILGRLKNHTARNIIITGGEPTIQPHVDILLDALKTEGYTLCIETNGLNPAPPQIDFVATSPKACYAEKYEKQCIATADEVRIVADGDVLAFCERMEHKIRAKHYYLSPCEQNGEMNIYDTIRQIGLLNSRPNAPVHWQLSVQTHKWAGIE